A stretch of DNA from Synechococcus sp. JA-3-3Ab:
GCCCCGTAACTTCTTAGCAGGAAGCCGCTTTCGACCACTCAGCCACCTCTCCAGAGCGGCAGAGACCTCAGCAAGCTGGGATCCAGCCGCCGGTTCACCTATTGTAGAAGATGGGATCCCACCCGGCAACTGTTCTCGAGCGGGATCCCTGCTGCAGCTCAGTTCACCACCTGCACATAGATATCGAAGCTGCCGCTGTTGTCGCCGTAGCTGCCCTTGGCGTCATTGACGTTGAAGGCGATATCCAAGTTGGGATCCAGATCCACCTCTTGCGGCTGCTCCGGCGAGGATTCCCAGACCTGCCGGGCCACCAACCGGGCGTTGGGCTGGAACAGCACCAGGCCGTAGCGGCAAAGACCGGGGTAGCGCCACTCCGAAGGCGTGGGGATCCCTTTGCCGAGAGGAGAGCGGATGCTGGTGGAGAAAGAAAAGCCATAGCGCCAAGCCACATTTTTCACAAAAAAGCGAATGCGGCTGGCCCGCAGCGGCTGCCCCTGCCAGTGCAGGATGTTGCCCGGTTCTTGGTTGACCCGCAGGCCGTAAAAGGCGATCCAGCCCTGCAAGTTCTCCTCTTGGGGTTGGGTGCCCTCGATCGCTGCGGCTTGGCTCCAGTCTAAGTCGCTGCCATCGCAGGTAATCTCTGGCGGGACTTGCGTCAAATCCATTTGTGGCAGCCCTGACGTAGCGGGTGTAGCCGATTGGGTAAACATCTATCTCTCCTTTTCTTCAAAATGACTCCAGAAGTGAGAAGCTGTAAAGAGCTTACAGGGATCCCAAAAATGAGCCGGGGAAAGGTTTTAAAGACAAACCTATTCCTCTCCCTGCTGCTGGATGGAGAATCTCAGATGAACTGTGACATCGGGGCTGAGAACCTCAGGCTCTTCCTCGATCGGGCAAGAGATTAAGGTCTCAAGCTCTTTGTAATAGGTCAACTTTACTTGATGGATGGCGGCTATTCCCAGAGAAATAGACCTTTGCAATACTTTTTTAGGGAACCATAGGGAGTTGCTAATTCCCTGTGACTCGGCTGCGAATGAAGGCCAGAACCCAAATCCAGGTTTGCTGCAGATTTTCCAGAAGCTTGTATTTTGGAACACATTAATGGTGTAATCCCCTGTTAAGCACTCTTGCGCTCGTTTGGTCTCTGCAGCAGCTTTCCGCAACCCGGAGCGCTTTGACAACCGTTTTTGATAAGATCACCATTGCAAGTCTCGCGGGGTGCCCGGCGCCCACGGCATGCACGACACTTCTGCCGCCACCGATCTGGAGATCATCTCTTTGTCAAGCCCTCGGCAGGCCATGTCCTTGGCGGGCATTCAGGAGGCCAACCTGAAGTGGATCAGTCGCTCCAGTGGTGCCTCTGTAACGCTGCGCGGACAAGACCTGTACCTGAAAGGCACCCCTCAGCAGCGGCAGCAGGTGCGGCAGTGGCTAGAATTGCTGAAGCCGCTTTGGCAAACTGGACACCCTGTCACGGTGATTGATGCGGAGCAAGCTTTTCGCGCCCTCTCCGGCCAGGAGGCTACGGCCTATCAGCAAGCGCAAGCAGGTGTGTTGGCCCGCACCCGTAAGGGAGAGTTGATCCGGCCCAAGACACCCCGCCAACAGGAGTACGTGCAAGCCATTCGCACCCACGATCTCTGCTTCGGCATCGGGCCGGCAGGCACCGGGAAAACCTATCTGGCTGCCGTTGTGGCCATCACAGCCCTGCAAAACCGCGAGTACGAGCGTTTGATCCTGACGCGACCAGCGGTAGAGGCAGGGGAGAAGCTGGGCTTCTTGCCAGGGGATCTGGTGGAAAAGGTAGATCCCTATCTGCGGCCTCTCTACGATGCCCTGTTCGAGTTTATCGACCCGGCCAAGCTGCCCCAGCTGATGGCCCAGGGAGTCATCGAGGTGGTGCCGCTGGCCTACATGCGGGGGCGTACCCTCAGCAACGCTTTCATCATCTTGGACGAGGCCCAAAACACCACCCCGGAGCAGATGAAGATGGCCCTCACGCGGCTGGGCTTCCGCTCCCGCATGGTGGTTACCGGGGATCTCACCCAAACGGATCTGGGCAAGCATCGCCTGTCGGGCCTGGCGGCTGCAGAGCGCATCCTGGCGGGGGTAGAGGGGGTTGCCTTTTGCTACTTTGACCAGCGGGATGTGGTACGCCACCCCCTGGTGCAGCGGATTGTGGATGCCTACGCCCGCTACGAGAGCCAGCAGTGAGACCGAGGGTAATCTTCTTCGATGCCGTGGGCACGCTGTTTCGGGTGCGGGGCAGCGTCGGCCAGGCCTACAGCCAGGTGGCAGCAGCGTATGGAGTGGCGGTGGATCCGCAGGCGTTGGATCGCGCCTTTGCCCAAGCTTTTGCCAGCGCTCCGC
This window harbors:
- a CDS encoding PhoH family protein, whose product is MHDTSAATDLEIISLSSPRQAMSLAGIQEANLKWISRSSGASVTLRGQDLYLKGTPQQRQQVRQWLELLKPLWQTGHPVTVIDAEQAFRALSGQEATAYQQAQAGVLARTRKGELIRPKTPRQQEYVQAIRTHDLCFGIGPAGTGKTYLAAVVAITALQNREYERLILTRPAVEAGEKLGFLPGDLVEKVDPYLRPLYDALFEFIDPAKLPQLMAQGVIEVVPLAYMRGRTLSNAFIILDEAQNTTPEQMKMALTRLGFRSRMVVTGDLTQTDLGKHRLSGLAAAERILAGVEGVAFCYFDQRDVVRHPLVQRIVDAYARYESQQ